The following are from one region of the Microbacterium sp. BK668 genome:
- a CDS encoding glycoside hydrolase family 13 protein: MTSLVPHHDGSPLYVSNASPHLGDEVTVRLRVPGGYGPLERVLVRSNPDHEPLWVEASRDGDADGWEWWSARIVVANPRHGYRWHMVHRGGRTEILSQGGLTDIDALDAVDFALVAGNPPPAWTSDVVMYQIFPDRFARSAAADERAVPEWALPAEWGDDLIPVPPGRGQQFFGGDLDGIVEHLDHIASLGVTMIYHTPIFPAESNHRYDASTFDEVDPLLGGDAAYLRLIEAAHARGIRIMGDLTSNHSGAAHEWFRAAHRHPDAPESAFYYFLDDQNEEYEAWLGAPTLPKFDWTSGELRRRFIEGADSVVAKWLLPPYSIDGWRIDVANMTGRLGDIDLNESVRRGIRRTMTEVEPETLLIAESTNDAATDLQGDAWHGAMTYPAFTRGLWAWLCDPAPIRHINAFGVETDEMWYFGIPTGMPSYDGAQFVAQMQRFTSQLPWRVRLGSMLPLDTHDTARFATQARPGTIPVAVGLSMTLPGIPVAYAGDEFGLVGVDGEMSRTPMPWDRVDEPRTAERIDLYRALIGLRRGHSVLGDGGLRWLHVGPEGVVFVRESVDETVLVVAARDDVDVVLPAAAVPGAGSATPLYGDATLGVAADGGVVLSADGPVFAAWSLPGVAAPAPTAREQAALPQAGGIADAEAAAAEAGLDAAAAEAAVHAAAAEAGLGAAAGLDAAAGLDAAEEVGVDVSDGDPSSSPS; the protein is encoded by the coding sequence ATGACATCGCTCGTCCCGCACCACGACGGCTCACCGCTCTACGTCTCGAACGCTTCGCCGCACCTCGGCGATGAGGTGACCGTTCGCCTTCGGGTGCCCGGGGGATACGGGCCCCTCGAGCGTGTGCTCGTCCGTTCCAACCCCGACCACGAGCCGCTGTGGGTCGAGGCGTCGCGCGACGGCGACGCCGACGGCTGGGAGTGGTGGTCGGCGCGGATCGTCGTCGCGAACCCCCGGCACGGCTACCGGTGGCACATGGTGCACCGGGGCGGTCGGACGGAGATCCTGAGCCAGGGCGGGCTCACCGACATCGACGCGCTGGATGCCGTGGACTTCGCGCTCGTCGCGGGCAACCCGCCGCCCGCGTGGACGAGCGACGTGGTGATGTACCAGATCTTCCCCGACCGCTTCGCCCGCTCCGCGGCCGCCGACGAGCGCGCGGTGCCGGAATGGGCCCTGCCGGCCGAGTGGGGAGACGACCTCATCCCCGTCCCGCCGGGTCGCGGTCAGCAGTTCTTCGGCGGCGACCTCGACGGAATCGTCGAGCACCTCGATCACATCGCCTCCCTCGGGGTGACGATGATCTACCACACGCCGATCTTCCCCGCGGAGTCGAACCACCGGTACGACGCCTCGACCTTCGACGAGGTCGATCCGCTTCTGGGAGGGGATGCTGCGTACCTACGTCTCATCGAGGCCGCCCACGCTCGCGGCATCCGGATCATGGGTGACCTCACCTCCAACCACTCGGGCGCGGCGCACGAGTGGTTCCGTGCCGCCCACCGTCACCCCGACGCCCCGGAGAGCGCCTTCTACTACTTCCTCGACGACCAGAACGAGGAGTACGAGGCGTGGCTCGGCGCTCCGACGCTTCCGAAGTTCGACTGGACCTCCGGCGAGCTTCGGAGGCGCTTCATCGAGGGTGCCGACTCGGTCGTGGCGAAGTGGCTGCTCCCGCCCTACTCGATCGACGGCTGGCGGATCGACGTCGCGAACATGACGGGCAGGCTGGGCGACATCGACCTCAACGAGTCGGTTCGCCGCGGCATCCGCCGCACGATGACCGAGGTCGAGCCTGAAACCCTGCTCATCGCCGAGTCGACCAACGATGCCGCGACCGACCTCCAGGGCGACGCCTGGCACGGCGCGATGACCTACCCGGCGTTCACGCGCGGGCTGTGGGCGTGGCTGTGCGACCCGGCGCCCATCCGGCACATCAACGCCTTCGGCGTGGAGACCGACGAGATGTGGTACTTCGGCATCCCGACCGGCATGCCGTCGTACGACGGCGCGCAGTTCGTCGCGCAGATGCAGCGGTTCACGAGCCAGCTGCCGTGGCGCGTGCGGCTGGGCTCGATGCTCCCGCTCGACACGCATGACACCGCGCGCTTCGCGACGCAGGCCCGGCCGGGCACCATTCCGGTCGCGGTGGGACTGTCGATGACGCTTCCGGGAATCCCGGTCGCGTATGCGGGCGACGAGTTCGGACTCGTCGGGGTCGATGGGGAGATGAGCCGCACGCCGATGCCGTGGGACCGCGTCGATGAGCCCCGTACGGCCGAGCGCATCGACCTCTACCGCGCTCTGATCGGACTCCGCCGCGGGCATTCCGTGCTCGGCGACGGCGGGTTGCGCTGGCTGCATGTCGGGCCGGAGGGTGTGGTCTTCGTGCGCGAGTCGGTCGACGAGACGGTCCTCGTGGTGGCGGCGCGCGACGACGTGGATGTCGTCCTCCCTGCCGCCGCGGTACCCGGCGCCGGCTCGGCGACCCCTCTGTACGGGGACGCGACGCTCGGCGTCGCGGCCGACGGCGGCGTCGTGCTGTCGGCCGACGGACCGGTCTTCGCCGCGTGGTCGCTGCCGGGCGTCGCTGCTCCCGCCCCCACGGCGCGCGAGCAGGCCGCCCTTCCGCAGGCGGGCGGCATCGCCGACGCGGAGGCGGCGGCGGCGGAAGCAGGCCTCGACGCCGCGGCGGCGGAAGCGGCCGTCCACGCCGCGGCGGCGGAAGCGGGCCTCGGCGCGGCGGCGGGCCTCGACGCGGCGGCGGGCCTCGACGCGGCGGAGGAAGTCGGCGTCGACGTCTCCGACGGCGACCCGTCGAGCTCTCCGTCATGA
- a CDS encoding FBP domain-containing protein — protein MRPLTENDIRATFVNAGPDDLRLVSLPADFMLTDWDHLDFFAWRDPRNRGRGYVIAEVGGEATGVVLRAAEGTSRARSAMCNLCHTMQPADQVALFTARKAGSAGSHGDSIGTYICRDLSCHENVRLAAPLAPSEIRASVDLKIDGTRRRIEAFVGRVLEGAAA, from the coding sequence ATGCGCCCGTTGACCGAGAACGACATCCGAGCGACGTTCGTCAACGCCGGACCCGACGATCTGAGGCTGGTGTCGCTGCCGGCCGACTTCATGCTGACCGACTGGGACCACTTGGATTTCTTCGCGTGGCGCGACCCGCGCAACCGGGGCAGGGGCTACGTCATCGCCGAGGTCGGGGGCGAGGCGACCGGCGTCGTGCTTCGGGCCGCCGAAGGCACGTCGCGGGCACGCTCGGCGATGTGCAACCTCTGCCACACGATGCAGCCCGCCGATCAGGTCGCCCTCTTCACCGCCCGCAAGGCGGGTTCGGCGGGTTCTCACGGCGACAGCATCGGCACGTACATCTGCCGCGACCTCTCCTGTCACGAGAACGTGCGACTGGCCGCACCGCTGGCGCCGAGTGAGATCCGCGCGAGCGTCGACCTCAAGATCGACGGCACGCGCCGACGCATCGAGGCCTTCGTCGGGCGCGTCCTCGAGGGGGCGGCCGCGTGA
- a CDS encoding PfkB family carbohydrate kinase, which produces MSGRVVVVGDALIDELRDDSGVREFVGGAALNVAVGLARLGVPATLIAMVGDDEAGEHIRSYLGDFGVELIATTGPHGSSRAVSTRSGGGEPEYVFNEAAQKRRIRFGDAERAAIAAAPIVAVSCFPFDDVAQTLEFAQAVRDAGARLAIDPNPRSGMMTDRAEFVRGFEGLAAGAALVKVGEDDAALLYGEPLDALRARLIDLGVEAVLATQGAAGATIEAGADVVTRPISALPGRIVDTMGGGDAAFATAIAGVLEGKPADGDAWGVLLERAMDVSAATCRFEGALLRLPSAVQDVDLDRLGT; this is translated from the coding sequence GTGAGCGGGCGTGTCGTCGTGGTGGGCGACGCCCTCATCGACGAACTGCGCGACGACTCCGGGGTGCGCGAGTTCGTTGGGGGAGCGGCGCTCAACGTCGCGGTGGGGCTCGCGCGTCTCGGCGTGCCCGCCACGCTCATCGCCATGGTCGGCGACGACGAGGCGGGGGAGCACATCCGCTCGTACCTGGGCGACTTCGGTGTCGAGCTGATCGCGACGACCGGTCCGCACGGTTCGTCGCGCGCGGTCAGCACCCGCAGCGGCGGCGGCGAGCCGGAGTACGTCTTCAATGAGGCCGCGCAGAAGCGGCGCATCCGCTTCGGAGACGCCGAACGCGCCGCGATCGCCGCGGCACCGATCGTCGCCGTCAGCTGCTTCCCGTTCGACGACGTGGCACAGACTCTGGAGTTCGCGCAGGCGGTTCGGGATGCCGGGGCCCGCCTCGCGATAGACCCCAACCCCCGCTCGGGCATGATGACGGATCGGGCGGAGTTCGTCCGGGGCTTCGAGGGCCTGGCCGCGGGCGCCGCGCTCGTCAAGGTGGGCGAGGACGACGCGGCGCTCCTGTACGGCGAGCCGCTCGACGCGCTGCGCGCGCGCCTGATCGACCTCGGGGTGGAGGCCGTGCTCGCGACGCAAGGTGCAGCAGGCGCGACGATCGAGGCGGGGGCCGATGTCGTGACGCGGCCGATCTCGGCGCTGCCCGGGCGCATCGTCGACACGATGGGCGGCGGCGACGCCGCCTTCGCGACGGCCATCGCGGGGGTGCTCGAGGGCAAGCCCGCCGACGGCGACGCGTGGGGAGTCCTCCTGGAGCGGGCGATGGACGTCTCGGCGGCGACCTGCCGCTTCGAGGGCGCGCTGCTGCGCCTGCCCTCGGCCGTGCAGGATGTCGACCTCGACCGTCTCGGCACCTGA
- a CDS encoding ROK family protein — translation MPDAITDVGLAVDIGGTKVDAALVTRDGVLLAGTAARRPTGRASTREQISASITEAAASTLGRLAPDQRLVGIGIGSAGPVDLPNGAVSPVNLPSAQDLRVVDLLSRLAPGVPVRLALDGTCIALAEHWLGALAGCRNALAMVVSTGIGGGFIADGRPVTGATGNAGHIGQTRLEAVDDADPLAGTVEAVGSGTAAVAWARAQGWPGDSGEGLAVAYRSGDDIAVRAVRRSADAVGRAIATAATLLDLEAAAIAGGFVNVADDYIDLVRAAARASAVLPYARGVRVERSALGGDGPLLGAAALVLRG, via the coding sequence ATGCCGGACGCCATCACCGACGTGGGCCTCGCCGTCGACATCGGCGGCACGAAGGTCGATGCGGCCCTCGTCACGCGCGACGGCGTGCTCCTCGCCGGCACCGCGGCGCGCCGCCCCACCGGTCGTGCGTCGACCCGCGAGCAGATCTCCGCATCGATCACAGAGGCTGCGGCATCCACTCTCGGTCGACTCGCCCCCGACCAGCGCCTCGTCGGGATCGGCATCGGCTCGGCCGGTCCGGTCGACCTTCCGAACGGCGCCGTCTCACCGGTCAACCTCCCCTCGGCGCAGGACCTCCGCGTCGTCGACCTGCTGTCGCGTCTCGCGCCGGGCGTGCCCGTGCGGCTCGCCCTCGACGGCACCTGCATCGCCCTCGCCGAGCACTGGCTGGGCGCACTCGCCGGGTGCCGCAACGCTCTCGCCATGGTGGTCTCGACCGGGATCGGCGGGGGTTTCATCGCCGACGGCAGGCCCGTGACGGGCGCGACGGGCAACGCCGGCCACATAGGCCAGACGCGTCTGGAGGCCGTCGATGACGCCGACCCGCTCGCCGGTACGGTCGAGGCGGTCGGCTCCGGCACGGCAGCCGTCGCCTGGGCGCGGGCGCAGGGATGGCCTGGTGACAGCGGCGAAGGCCTTGCCGTCGCCTACCGCTCCGGCGACGACATCGCCGTGCGCGCCGTGAGACGGTCTGCGGATGCTGTCGGCCGCGCCATCGCGACCGCGGCGACGCTCCTCGATCTCGAGGCGGCCGCCATCGCGGGCGGCTTCGTCAACGTGGCCGACGATTACATCGACCTCGTCCGCGCCGCTGCGCGCGCGAGCGCTGTGCTGCCGTACGCCCGCGGCGTCCGGGTCGAACGATCGGCGCTCGGCGGCGACGGACCGCTCCTCGGCGCGGCGGCGCTCGTCCTCCGCGGCTGA
- a CDS encoding NAD(P)/FAD-dependent oxidoreductase, which produces MTSGIHDVVIIGGGHNSLAAAAYLARAGKDVVILERLAHPGGAAVSERPWAGVDARLSRYSYLVSLLPRRVIDDLGLRIDLRRRRFSSYTPEPSDPSRGILIDTMDAAATAHSFARTTGDPAEAARFAELSARVAPLGRTIFPTMTEPLPRASAVRERLGGELWSAIVERPLGELLRSSLDTDLARGIAMTDGLIGTFSHSGDETLRQNRCYLYHVIGGGSGDWDVPVGGMGRVTAELERAARDAGAGIRTNAEVISLSPDGELVLADGRRLCGRLVLSGVGPAVLDGLLAAGGGPSGSPDARPEGAQVKVNMLLRRLPRLRDAEVSPEAAFAGTFHVNETLSQLDAAYERAAGGGIPEPLPAEIYCHSLTDPSILGPELRASGAQTLTLFGLQVPHRLVSGRDRAAARAELLRAAEATLDSVLGESIADCVYEAPDGSPCIEARTTADLEDSLGMVGGDIFHGPLSWPWAPDDAELTTPAQRWGVATEHDKVLVCASGAVRGGAVSGLGGHNAAMAALELLG; this is translated from the coding sequence GTGACTTCCGGCATCCACGACGTCGTGATCATCGGCGGCGGGCACAACAGCCTCGCCGCGGCCGCCTATCTCGCCCGCGCGGGAAAGGACGTCGTGATCCTGGAACGGCTCGCGCATCCGGGCGGAGCCGCCGTCTCGGAGCGGCCGTGGGCCGGTGTCGACGCCCGCCTGTCGCGCTACTCCTACCTCGTGAGCCTTCTCCCCCGCAGGGTGATCGACGACCTGGGCCTGCGGATCGACCTCCGCCGCCGGCGGTTCTCGTCGTACACGCCGGAACCGTCCGACCCTTCGCGCGGCATCCTCATCGACACGATGGATGCCGCGGCCACCGCGCACTCCTTCGCCCGGACGACGGGTGATCCTGCCGAAGCGGCGAGATTCGCGGAGCTGTCGGCTCGCGTCGCTCCCCTCGGGCGCACGATCTTCCCGACGATGACCGAGCCGCTCCCCCGTGCCTCCGCGGTGCGCGAGCGGCTCGGAGGCGAGCTGTGGTCCGCCATCGTGGAGCGGCCGCTCGGCGAACTGCTGCGGTCGTCGCTCGACACCGACCTCGCGCGCGGCATCGCGATGACCGACGGCCTCATCGGCACGTTCTCGCACTCCGGCGACGAGACGCTCCGCCAGAACCGCTGCTACCTGTACCACGTCATCGGGGGCGGCTCGGGCGACTGGGACGTGCCCGTCGGCGGGATGGGTCGCGTCACCGCCGAGCTGGAGCGGGCGGCTCGGGATGCCGGGGCCGGCATCCGCACGAACGCCGAGGTGATATCGCTCAGCCCCGACGGGGAACTCGTTCTCGCAGACGGGCGGCGCCTGTGCGGGCGCCTCGTCCTGAGCGGGGTCGGTCCCGCCGTGCTCGACGGACTGCTCGCGGCGGGCGGAGGGCCGAGCGGATCGCCCGACGCGCGCCCCGAGGGTGCGCAGGTCAAGGTCAACATGCTGCTGCGGCGGCTTCCCCGCCTCCGCGATGCGGAGGTCTCGCCGGAGGCCGCCTTCGCGGGGACCTTCCACGTCAACGAGACCCTGTCGCAGCTCGACGCGGCGTACGAGCGCGCGGCGGGCGGCGGCATCCCGGAACCCCTTCCCGCGGAGATCTACTGCCACTCCCTCACCGATCCGTCGATCCTCGGGCCGGAGCTCCGCGCCTCCGGCGCGCAGACCCTGACCCTCTTCGGCCTGCAGGTCCCGCACCGGCTCGTCTCCGGCCGCGACCGGGCTGCCGCGCGCGCCGAACTGCTGCGCGCCGCGGAGGCGACGCTCGACTCCGTGCTGGGCGAGTCCATCGCGGACTGCGTCTATGAGGCGCCCGACGGCAGCCCCTGCATCGAGGCGCGCACGACCGCCGACCTCGAGGACTCGCTCGGGATGGTCGGCGGCGACATCTTCCACGGGCCCCTGTCGTGGCCCTGGGCACCCGACGACGCCGAGCTGACGACGCCCGCGCAGCGCTGGGGCGTCGCGACCGAGCACGACAAGGTGCTCGTCTGCGCGTCCGGCGCGGTGCGCGGCGGCGCCGTGAGCGGTCTCGGCGGGCACAACGCCGCGATGGCGGCACTCGAGCTGCTCGGCTGA
- a CDS encoding inositol monophosphatase family protein, with translation MPLATDLEALACDIAREAGELARSRRREGVAIAATKSHLADIVTEADREVEQLIRRRLGAERPGDGFLGEESGGERGSTDITWVVDPIDGTVNYAYGIPSYAVSIAAVAGDPDPAEWERLAAAVFNPASGELFHAARDGGAWLDGERLTVNAEAAPAGALVATGFGYRPETHAGDLARLARVIPIARDVRRIGAASLDLAFVAAGRLDAYFERGLQPWDHAAGGLLVTEAGGMLGVLPADDHGRALIIAAGPVLFEKIRTLAAD, from the coding sequence ATGCCGCTCGCAACAGACCTGGAGGCGCTCGCCTGCGACATCGCACGCGAAGCCGGAGAGCTCGCCCGAAGCCGCCGCCGCGAGGGAGTCGCGATCGCGGCGACCAAGTCGCATCTCGCCGACATCGTCACCGAAGCCGACCGGGAGGTCGAGCAGCTCATCCGCCGTCGTCTCGGCGCCGAGCGTCCCGGCGACGGGTTCCTCGGCGAGGAGTCGGGGGGCGAACGCGGCTCGACCGACATCACGTGGGTGGTCGATCCCATCGACGGCACCGTCAACTACGCCTACGGGATTCCCTCGTACGCCGTGAGCATCGCCGCCGTCGCCGGCGATCCCGACCCCGCCGAGTGGGAGCGGCTCGCCGCCGCCGTCTTCAATCCGGCGTCGGGCGAGCTGTTCCACGCCGCGCGGGACGGGGGCGCGTGGCTCGACGGTGAGCGTCTCACGGTCAACGCCGAGGCGGCGCCGGCGGGGGCGCTCGTCGCCACCGGTTTCGGCTACCGCCCCGAGACGCACGCCGGCGACCTGGCGCGGCTCGCACGAGTCATTCCCATCGCGCGGGATGTGCGGCGCATCGGCGCCGCGTCGCTCGATCTCGCCTTCGTGGCGGCGGGACGGCTCGACGCGTATTTCGAGCGCGGCCTGCAGCCCTGGGATCACGCGGCCGGCGGCCTGCTGGTCACGGAGGCTGGAGGGATGCTGGGCGTGCTGCCTGCCGACGACCACGGCCGTGCTCTCATCATCGCCGCCGGACCCGTGCTCTTCGAGAAGATCCGCACGCTTGCGGCAGACTGA